TATCAAAAGCAAGGGGAATTTGAGCTGTCTCCACATGGCGAATCATCTGTGCGGGGCTTTTCCCGATTGCCAAGGCGGCTTCGACAACACGGGAAACGTATTGCAAAGCGGCAAACTGTTCAGCTGCATAACCTGGCTGCGACGAAAAGTGGCGCACAATATATGATTCAAGTACGGAAAGTGCTTGCGGAAGATCGTCCTGCTCGATAAGACCAATAAGTCCCTGGAGGTCTTCTTCAGCATGACCAGCCAGGTCGCAGAGTAATTCCTCTTGTTCAATCAGACGATTTCCCCTGTGGAGCTTGTCGCTGTAGAACGCTGTTGCATACCAGATACCAGCAAATGGGTTGTAGGAATAGTCAGCTGCCAGGGCGGTTTCGGCAGCAGCGTCATCAACAAGCGTACAAGCGTCAATGAGTGCCCGTCCAACATCAATGTCGCACAAGAGTTTACTTCCTTGACATGCGCATGAAATACCTTGTTGGGCTAGAAGGGGGGCGCTGAAAGTAAACTGGCGCAGTGGGTCGGGCAATACGACGACGATCGATGGATCTTGCTCGGAATCAGCGCCTTTTACTGCATCGAGAATAGCTTCATGCACACTAAGCAACTGGGCTTCAGGGCCGCAGGCAAGGGCGACGCGTACGGCACCGCTCGCATTCACAGGTTTACTGGAGGCTGATCGCTGGAATAACAGGTGGGAAAGCTCACACAATTCGGGTGCACGGGAAGTTTCCACCGATTCGACATGGTGTGTTCCGTAGCATGCATTGCTATTAGCTTTTCTGCTGGGAGAAGATTTCTTTTCATCAACCACCCACTTGCTGTTATCAGTGAGTGTTCCATTACTGCCAGAAACAAGAAGCGTGGCGTTAAGCGCTCCAAGAAACTCACGTTCAAAGGGTGTCAAACTATCCGCCAAGAAAAACACCCCGAGCACCTGCCAGTGGGTTGCATCGATTCGATCGGGAAGAAGGGAAAGCATTTCGGCGTATTCGATGCGTTGATGAGCGCGCAGCCACAAGCGATAGCTTTCAAGAACCTGAGCAAGCGCTTCTTCCATGGGGGAGAGGGGTAATGACCTCTGTTCATCTGAGATACGTACAACGGGTAAGCCCTCGCGAGCAATACGGCAGGCGGCTTCGACGATGCCATCGGTGGTGTCCAGTTCGCTTTGTTCCAATAAAGATATTAGGCAGATGCGCCGCTCTTCTGCCGAGATAGGCGTGCTACCGTCACCAAACAGTATCCAGAGGGATTCTACCCATCGTCCCAAAGAGTCGACCGTCACATTGAAGCCTAACTCATGGCGCGCCAAAAGACGCCGCAGCGGGATAACACGGTTCGCAGTTGGTACGAGTAGAACCGGTTGTGTATCGATGCCAGATCCGCTTCCTATCTGCTGTTCAAGCACAAAAGGAAGGGATGCATCCATACAATATATATGAGGGGTTAATGCCATGGGTGACATTATAGAGCTTGTACTCACCTTATTATGGGGAGGAGGCAAGGTATTCTGGGCTGCCGCTTTTTTGCCGGCGAGCGAAAATAGCACGGTTCGTGCGAGGGGAAAAATGAAGAAATACTCCTTTGTGGGTGCTGTGTGCAGCAGCGTTGCATGGCATCATTTTCAGTACCGAGTTGGTTGGTCCCTCCTCATCTGCCAACTGCTTGGGGGATTGATATCCCAAAGGGGTCAAAGCCTTCCCTCTCCCTTTTGAATGGCTTTGGTTCCGTTTCCTCTTCGCCGTCGGACATCCCCTCCTCTTGTCCGGCGGCATTCTTTTACTTAGAGCTTTTAGGCTTTTATAACTTCAAGCTCTATACCCTATCCGTTCACTCGAGAAGATAGGGATATAGTCAGAAAAGTGTGTCTGTGGCTACTTACCACCATAGGGCTACGGATCGCTTGAGTGTGTTGCCCCAAGCTTGTGCAGATTCACTTTTAGGATGCCTGCCTCTGAGTGCGCTTAGTTGTTGGGGTTATCGTCATCCATCAGTGCGTTAAATGGCTGACTGACGGTAAGGCCACAGTTTCCTTTGAGTAGTGCGGTCAACTTTTCGATAAGCAGTTCTTTATTGGTGCATTCTGTTCGTATTGTTACTGACACCGTATCGGTAAAGGACGTACGGACAATTTCGCCCGCTGTATCAACGGCTATACGTTGTATCTGTTCGTAAAGGGGATAAGCACAAACAGTTTCTACTTCAACACACTGCACAACACGAGCGATGCGCGCGGCGTGTAATGCTGATTGAACGGCTTGCGTGTAAGCACGCACGAGGCCACCAGTTCCCAGCAGGGTGCCACCGAAATAACGAGTTACGACACAGGCGATGTTGGTAAGGTGGGCATGTTGAAGTGCTTCAAGCACCGGAAGTCCTGCCGTCTGGGAGGGTTCACCATCATCAGAGTAGCGAATACGCTCTGCTCCGCCGTTGCTACTATCGTCATGCAAGATGTAGGCATACACATTATGGCGTGCCGTGCGATGGGTGCTTCGTATTTCATCGAGAAAGGCGAGCGCTTCGGCTTCTGTGGATACAGGGTGCACATGGGCAATGAAGCGGCTTTTCTTTACTTCGATTTCAGCACAGGAAACTTCACGTATGGTGCGGTATAGGTCCATTTCTGCACCGTTCCTTTTTCTCTAACTGAAGGGGAGAATAGGATATAAAGTGCGCCTTTCATTAATTTTCCATTACTGCGTTTTGCCACAGCAGTTTCCTTTTATTACACGATGTAAGCAGATAAGAAGGTTGCAAAATCAACCAAAAAGACGGGTATATTTCGGAAGGTCGAGGGGGGGGGTAGCAATCCATTCCCTTTAAAGCAATACATGGTATAGTTAGCCTCATTTCGCTGTGCTCCTTTCGGGAGTGCGGTAATAACATATGTATACAATGATGGGACTGATCCCCCGTTCGTTGCAGGCGCTACAAGAAAGGAAAAAGAATGAGAGCAACTTCCCTGACCATCTCGCAGAGGCTTGTCGCAGTATGTGCGGCTATGGCTCTTGCGGTGTCACTTACGCCTGGTTTGGCTTTCGCAAGTCCAACTAGTACCACCGATGTGGCTGACAGTACAGTGACAATCACCGATCTGCTTGCTGGTGATACGGTTGAGGCCTATCGCATTGCTGATGCCGATATTGATGCAGCCAATAACCTTACCTATACAATGGCCTCTGACCTGCCTTCAGACTATGACACGATCGATGAGATTGCTGCTGTTGCTTCTGATGGCACTAGTTTCGTACAGGGTAGTGCTATGCAAAACGCTGCAAGCAAAATTGCAAAGGCTTTTGCTGATGCAAGCACGGCACCAGCAGCAACTGCTACTGCAACGGGCACTTCAGCTAACCTTACCCTTGGCAGTGGCTACTATCTTGTTCGCGTAACAAGCACCAGTGGTGAAACACGCGTGTATCAGAACATGGTTATTGACGTTAGCCCCAAGGCCAACACCAACGGAACGTATAATCCTCATGATGCCGTAAATGTTGCTGTCAAAAAGACAGACGTGACGGTTAAAAAGACCGTTGGTAGCGAATATAAAGAGTCTACCGATAAGTACAGCGTTGGCGATACGGTTCCATTCAAGATTGAAACCGCCATCCCTAACTATCCAGCTGATTCTAAGGATGCCACCTTCAAGATTGGTGACACTCCTACCGCCGGTCTTGAGATTGATACAACCTCTATCATGATCAATGGTGCTACGGCTGTTTCTGGTGCCGACTACACCCTTACGGCAAGTGCTACGGGCTACACCATCGAGTTTTCCAAGGCCTATGTTCTAGCTCATCCCGGTGAGAGCATTACGGTTACCTACAATGCCAAACTCACTTCTGACGCTTTCTCGCATAGCGCCGACGATGTAACAGGCAATACCGCTACTGTGACGTTTAATCCGAACCCTTATAACTCCACAACAGTTACTCCATCTGACAAGACCAAGGTCAAGACCTATGGCTATGTCTTCAAGAAGGTGGATGCGTCAGGTAACTCACTGGCTGGCGCAGTCTTCACGATTACGCTTGCCAATGGCACACAGGTTACGTCTACCTCTGACGCAAATGGCTATGTCTACTTCGAGGATCTGGCTGCGGGCACCTATACCGCTACCGAGACCAATGTTCCTGCAGGTCATTTGAAGGCAGCTGATCAGACCTTTACTTTGAGCGAGGCTGTTTGCACTGCTGACAATCCTGCTACTACTCAGGTCGAAAACAACTATCTCGTTGCAACCAGCGATGTTGTTGACCCCGATCAGCCGCAACTGCCTATTACGGGTGGCGCAGGTACCTTGGCGCTGACGGCAGCAGGTGTCGTACTTCTTGCCTTTGGTGGTGTCGTGTTTGTCCGCTCTCGGAAGAATCAGCGCGATAACGCATAGCTGAGGATAGAAGCGTAGTCGTTAACGAGCGGTCTATATAGAACAAGCGAACGGGAGGGCAGCATGTGCGTTCTCCCGTTTCGCGCCCTCGTTGACGACGCGCTCCTTATTTAAGTGCTTAGTGATGAGGACCAGGCGTATCGAGTTAATTCGACGAAGTCGTATTCCTCAAGGGGTTGAGAGTTTCACGGTAGAGTTCAGATGCGCTCTTGTCACGCTTATTACGTGCACTTCATACGGGGTGAATACCCTTCAACTGCTGGTATATGCAGAACGTTGTGATATTCCTCCCGAATGGGCGAGCATGGATGTGACCTCAGCACGCTCGATAAGTGAAGCCTTTCGTGCGTTCCAGTTGGGTAATATGCCTTGCTGGATTTAGCTTTGCCCTGGCGCTTGTTGCAACTACTTTTAATGTAACAAGTAGGAGAAAAGATAAAAGAAGCTATCGCGTAGCGACTGCATTGCGTAGTAAAGAGGACGATGATACAAGATGATTAAGAGTTTTTCATCGAGGTGTTCTATAGCCCATCGGGGCGCAGTGTTTCTTTGTGTATTGGGCTTTGTTATTGCTGTAGCCCTCTGTAGTCTTGCTCCTAATAAAGCTTTTGCTGATCCTATTAGCACGAGTGGGGACCTTCTTAATTCCGTTAGCGGGAACGTTTATCTTACTAATCCCCCCTCAGCAAATAGCGGTCAATTCTGGAGTAATGGCGCTTGGCATAATTTCAGTGAGATTACACCTGCTGATAAACGTCAAAATGGTCCCGCACGAGATCTTGGCGGCGGTTGGTACATCCAATGGATGGGCAAAACCAACGGTGGCGAATATATGATCTGGCGATATCACAATGCCTGGACATATAACGGGGCAACGTGGGGTGGCTTCAAGGTCCGCTTTAATAACATCGGTTATACCTCTAAAGGTGAAGCGATCGATTCAATACTTGACTTTACGTCGGTAATGGCTTGGAAATTTGACGGAACCCCAAGCCCTACCTGGTTTTCACCTTTTGAAATAACAACAAAATATGGCCCCATCGTGGGAGCAGTAACCACTCAGGACGATGCAGCCGATACAACCCCAGTGGGTGTGCAGTCTATTTACGGTACTTCTATTGTGAAACATGGAACTGATACGCTTATTGATTCAGACAATGAAGTCGATATCGTATATTGGGATATTGACCGCCCAGTAGTTATGCCTGATAAGTCGCTTAATTACAGCTCAAATTGGCGTGAGAGTGTTCACTTCGTTAGTGGATATAAGGGTGCTACTGTTGGTACACACACAACGCTACAAGTAAGTGATAACGGCACATGGTTCCGTTCAACGCAGAATGACGATTCGCAGGTGCCTGATAACCTTTCAACTGTGGTAGCAAAAGCTACTCCACAGTTCACTACTGAATGGCGCGGACATACCTGCTCTACCGGAATTGGATACGACACGCGGGTAACTGTTTATCCTGAATGGTCTGCTCCGGTTAAATCTCCCGAGCGTCAGATTCATAAGCGGGGAGAGACGGCTTCCTTTGATGTAACTGAGACATTCCCGTATGTGGCAGATTCTAATAAGGCTTCTTCTATCGTGATGGAAGACACCCTAGATAATGCGCTCGACGCGTCTCGGGCTACGGTTCAGGTTCTCAAAAACGGTGTTGACGTAACTGATAACTGGACCATTTCCATCTCGGGTCAGACGATTAAGGCGACCGCTAAGAACACAGGACATGGCTATGCAGAAGACAAACACGTTTTCCGCATTACAGCGCCAGTATCTGAGAGTGCCAATTTGGACTCGTATGAAACAGAGAATATTGATGGGAATAAGTATTGGAAGGTTCCCAATACGGCTTCTGTTGCTGTTAATAACAATGCCAAGGTCACCAATACCGTGCATGTGTTTGTACCGTATGAGGCGAAGGGGTCAGTGCAGCTAAAGGCAACCAAGAGCCTTCTCGGTGGTGCTCTTCAGGCGAATCAATTTACTTTCACCTTGAAAGACAGCAATGGAGCCCTTATCGATACGAAGAAGAACGATACCAGTGGTGCAGTGACCTTCGGTGAGATCCCTTACACTCAAGAAGATATTGGTAAGACCTATACCTACACGATTGAAGAGACTCCCGGTGCTGATGCGGGTATGATCTACGACAGTCATAGCGAAACAGTAACCGTGAAGATTGAGGATGCTGGATCAGGAAAGCTTGCTATAACTACTACCTATGACGATGACGGGGCAGCCTTTACCAATACGAAAACTATTCCGGTAACAGTTCTTAAGACGTCAACCGATGGAAGCGTGCTTTCTGGGGCAGAATTTACTCTCTATAAAGACGATGGCAACAATACCTTTGATGCCAATGACACTCCGGCAACTGTCTATTCAGATGCTGGCCTGACAACTGCTATTCCTGTCGCGGTGGTTACTACTGATGCTGCTGGGGAAGGCCATTACTACGGATTGATGCCAGGCACTAATTACTGGATTAAAGAAACCAAAGCACCTTCAGGATATAACCTTGATACCAAAGCACACCTGATAGCTGTTGCAGCTGATGGCACGGTGAGCACTAAAGACAGCGCTGGCGTGTCTGCTAACTTGCCTCTCAAAAATGGGGTGGCGTCTATCACTATTGCTGACGAGCCCATTCCTAATCTGCCATTAACAGCTGGGTCGGGCATGGTTGCCGCACTGCTCTTCTTCGGAGGTCTGCTCGCTATAGGAGGAAGTGCGCTGATACTTCGTCATCAGTTTTTAGATTCCAAACCAAACGAGAAATAATTGTAGGGTACCTACCTTTCCGAGAGCGAAAAGGAGAATGTTGATGAGTTCGGTTGTAAGAACGGGGATGCATAAGGTCAGCTGTGCTGTAGCTGCAGTTGCACTTGCTCTGGCGTTGACACCGGTTGTTGCTTTCGCAAGTCCAACTAGTACTACCGATGTGGCTGACAGTACAGTGACAATCACCGATCTGCTTGCTGGTGATACGGTTGAGGCCTATCGCATTGCTGATGCCGATATTGATGCAGCCAATAACCTTACCTATACAATGGCCTCTGACCTGCCTTCAGACTATGACACGATCGATGAGATTGCTGCTGTTGCTTCTGATGGCACTAGTTTCGTACAGGGTAGTGCTATGCAAAACGCTGCAAGCAAAATTGCAAAGGCTTTTGCTGATGCAAGCACGGCACCAGCAGCAACTGCTACTGCAACGGGCACTTCAGCTAACCTTACCCTTGGCAGTGGCTACTATCTTGTTCGCGTAACAAGCACCAGTGGTGAAACACGCGTGTATCAGAACATGGTTATTGACGTTAGCCCCAAGGCCAACACCAACGGAACGTATAATCCTCATGATGCCGTAAATGTTGCTGTCAAAAAGACAGACGTGACGGTTAAAAAGACCGTTGGTAGCGAATATAAAGAGTCTACCGATAAGTACAGCGTTGGCGATACGGTTCCATTCAAGATTGAAACCGCCATCCCTAACTATCCAGCTGATTCTAAGGATGCCACCTTCAAGATTGGTGACACTCCTACCGCCGGTCTTGAGATTGATACAACCTCTATCATGATCAATGGTGCTACGGCTGTTTCTGGTGCCGACTACACCCTTACGGCAAGTGCTACGGGCTACACCATCGAGTTTTCCAAGGCCTATGTTCTAGCTCATCCCGGTGAGAGCATTACGGTTACCTACAATGCCAAACTCACTTCTGACGCTTTCTCGCATAGCGCCGACGATGTAACAGGCAATACCGCTACTGTGACGTTTAATCCGAACCCTTATAACTCCACAACAGTTATTCCATCTGACAAGACCAAGGTCAAGACCTATGGCTATGTCTTCAAGAAGGTGGATCCTGACGGAAACGCTCTTCCGGGTGCTACCTTTACGCTGAAGGTTACCAATAGCGATGGTTCTGTCACCGAAATCGAATCTACTTCCGACGAAAATGGATATGTTTACTTTTCAGGCTTATCTGCTGGAACATACACCATT
This genomic interval from Cryptobacterium curtum DSM 15641 contains the following:
- a CDS encoding YigZ family protein; its protein translation is MDLYRTIREVSCAEIEVKKSRFIAHVHPVSTEAEALAFLDEIRSTHRTARHNVYAYILHDDSSNGGAERIRYSDDGEPSQTAGLPVLEALQHAHLTNIACVVTRYFGGTLLGTGGLVRAYTQAVQSALHAARIARVVQCVEVETVCAYPLYEQIQRIAVDTAGEIVRTSFTDTVSVTIRTECTNKELLIEKLTALLKGNCGLTVSQPFNALMDDDNPNN
- a CDS encoding SpaH/EbpB family LPXTG-anchored major pilin, whose product is MRATSLTISQRLVAVCAAMALAVSLTPGLAFASPTSTTDVADSTVTITDLLAGDTVEAYRIADADIDAANNLTYTMASDLPSDYDTIDEIAAVASDGTSFVQGSAMQNAASKIAKAFADASTAPAATATATGTSANLTLGSGYYLVRVTSTSGETRVYQNMVIDVSPKANTNGTYNPHDAVNVAVKKTDVTVKKTVGSEYKESTDKYSVGDTVPFKIETAIPNYPADSKDATFKIGDTPTAGLEIDTTSIMINGATAVSGADYTLTASATGYTIEFSKAYVLAHPGESITVTYNAKLTSDAFSHSADDVTGNTATVTFNPNPYNSTTVTPSDKTKVKTYGYVFKKVDASGNSLAGAVFTITLANGTQVTSTSDANGYVYFEDLAAGTYTATETNVPAGHLKAADQTFTLSEAVCTADNPATTQVENNYLVATSDVVDPDQPQLPITGGAGTLALTAAGVVLLAFGGVVFVRSRKNQRDNA
- a CDS encoding Spy0128 family protein, with the protein product MIKSFSSRCSIAHRGAVFLCVLGFVIAVALCSLAPNKAFADPISTSGDLLNSVSGNVYLTNPPSANSGQFWSNGAWHNFSEITPADKRQNGPARDLGGGWYIQWMGKTNGGEYMIWRYHNAWTYNGATWGGFKVRFNNIGYTSKGEAIDSILDFTSVMAWKFDGTPSPTWFSPFEITTKYGPIVGAVTTQDDAADTTPVGVQSIYGTSIVKHGTDTLIDSDNEVDIVYWDIDRPVVMPDKSLNYSSNWRESVHFVSGYKGATVGTHTTLQVSDNGTWFRSTQNDDSQVPDNLSTVVAKATPQFTTEWRGHTCSTGIGYDTRVTVYPEWSAPVKSPERQIHKRGETASFDVTETFPYVADSNKASSIVMEDTLDNALDASRATVQVLKNGVDVTDNWTISISGQTIKATAKNTGHGYAEDKHVFRITAPVSESANLDSYETENIDGNKYWKVPNTASVAVNNNAKVTNTVHVFVPYEAKGSVQLKATKSLLGGALQANQFTFTLKDSNGALIDTKKNDTSGAVTFGEIPYTQEDIGKTYTYTIEETPGADAGMIYDSHSETVTVKIEDAGSGKLAITTTYDDDGAAFTNTKTIPVTVLKTSTDGSVLSGAEFTLYKDDGNNTFDANDTPATVYSDAGLTTAIPVAVVTTDAAGEGHYYGLMPGTNYWIKETKAPSGYNLDTKAHLIAVAADGTVSTKDSAGVSANLPLKNGVASITIADEPIPNLPLTAGSGMVAALLFFGGLLAIGGSALILRHQFLDSKPNEK
- a CDS encoding SpaH/EbpB family LPXTG-anchored major pilin, yielding MSSVVRTGMHKVSCAVAAVALALALTPVVAFASPTSTTDVADSTVTITDLLAGDTVEAYRIADADIDAANNLTYTMASDLPSDYDTIDEIAAVASDGTSFVQGSAMQNAASKIAKAFADASTAPAATATATGTSANLTLGSGYYLVRVTSTSGETRVYQNMVIDVSPKANTNGTYNPHDAVNVAVKKTDVTVKKTVGSEYKESTDKYSVGDTVPFKIETAIPNYPADSKDATFKIGDTPTAGLEIDTTSIMINGATAVSGADYTLTASATGYTIEFSKAYVLAHPGESITVTYNAKLTSDAFSHSADDVTGNTATVTFNPNPYNSTTVIPSDKTKVKTYGYVFKKVDPDGNALPGATFTLKVTNSDGSVTEIESTSDENGYVYFSGLSAGTYTISETVVPAGYTKVADQTFTLSAAVCTADNPVTSEVEDNYLVSSTDVVDGKQPVLPLTGDVGTFILVAAGVGLLACAFVTIARFRKQKQS